Proteins from a genomic interval of Ignavibacteriales bacterium:
- a CDS encoding DUF5107 domain-containing protein, producing MRMLKSPIPLLVVLLALACGTSFLFAQATVTESKQVFRTYPFGDPDPIARFTNIYPYFRFEGYAIAPKDREWKVVTLENPYIKVLIAPEIGGKILGAIEKSTGKAFIYFNHVVKFREIAMRGPWTSGGIEFNFGDIGHTPATATPVDYLTRTNDDGSVSCIVGTIDLASRTEWRVDIRLPKDKAYFQTEAFWYNPTDVNTSLYHWMNAAADASEDLQLKYPGTGFIDHGGGAFSWPIDNAGRDISRYANNAFGPAKSYHVLGSYTDTYAAYYAGSDFGVVHWSPFTDNPGKKIWIWARSREGEIWTDLLTDTDLGNKQYVEIQSGLLFNQAAGGSSFTPFKHQFFAPVSEESFVEAWFPFKNIGGMVESNLSGTLNVQTVGKMLKFGFCPLGKTAQPLTVLRGGKEIYKKDLALQPLQAFTDSVEIGGSGEIEVKVGDLISYKSGEDEARKLHRPVVAGKEFDWTSVEGMYTEGAERAKQRDYKGALEKYSACLSKDPAHTRALTGAAEIYFRRMEYEKALEHVKRALSNDAYDPDANFSYGVISRKLGNLYDALDGFGVSARSMKFRSAANAEMAEVSFLQQKWPAAEAYAFRALDYDRMNARVSRFLPVLYRFQGTDEGAKNAIQHLREIDPLNHLAAFEDYLRDTTSEKLARFKSVFRSELPQENYLELASFYVGLRLFSDALKVLEQAPTHPIVSYWLAWLNHQVKGNAKADYYLKEALELSAALVFPFRQETAEILNWAETRKPHWKTKYYLALVYLSKDRVENAHVLLDACGSEPTFAPFYLLKGNLLRAQKSPGALKEYRKALELGKGEWRAYRTLIDYDVERLEYANALETARSAAERFPASYVALFDYARVLLLNRQPGESLAILDTLTVLPFEGARYTREVYRQACMLSAARAMKAGKYQEAGVFLGKARQWPERLGVGKPYDVDNRFEDYLEGLSANKIGDNVRGRKLFEQVTAYTQSHAGDMGVSRLFGALAERALGHEQAALKLLEPWSRDGKSTMARWLVSVFKGDNAAIATSERDLYGVSNVSLMGRASIDQELALLLEVFHTVQF from the coding sequence ATGCGAATGCTCAAATCTCCCATCCCTTTGCTTGTCGTACTCCTTGCCCTCGCCTGCGGCACATCATTTCTCTTCGCCCAAGCGACTGTGACGGAATCGAAGCAGGTGTTCCGGACGTATCCGTTCGGTGATCCTGACCCGATCGCCCGGTTTACAAACATCTATCCGTACTTCAGGTTCGAGGGATATGCCATCGCTCCCAAAGACCGGGAATGGAAAGTGGTGACGTTGGAGAACCCGTACATCAAGGTTCTGATAGCTCCGGAAATCGGAGGGAAGATCCTCGGCGCCATCGAGAAATCGACGGGTAAGGCATTCATCTACTTCAACCATGTGGTGAAGTTCCGCGAAATCGCGATGCGGGGTCCATGGACATCGGGAGGAATCGAGTTCAATTTCGGCGACATCGGTCACACGCCCGCGACTGCCACACCGGTGGACTATCTGACGCGCACGAACGATGATGGAAGCGTGAGCTGCATTGTCGGAACGATCGATCTCGCATCGAGGACGGAATGGCGTGTCGATATCCGTTTGCCCAAAGACAAAGCGTACTTTCAAACAGAGGCGTTCTGGTATAACCCTACAGATGTGAATACGTCGCTCTACCACTGGATGAACGCGGCAGCCGATGCGAGCGAGGATCTGCAGCTTAAATATCCTGGTACCGGTTTCATCGATCATGGGGGCGGAGCATTCTCCTGGCCGATCGACAACGCCGGACGAGACATCTCGCGCTATGCCAACAACGCGTTCGGCCCCGCCAAGTCGTACCATGTTCTCGGTTCCTATACCGACACCTATGCGGCATACTATGCCGGGAGCGATTTTGGTGTCGTACACTGGTCTCCGTTTACCGACAACCCCGGTAAGAAGATCTGGATATGGGCGCGATCAAGGGAGGGAGAAATCTGGACAGACCTGCTGACCGACACAGATTTGGGGAACAAGCAGTATGTCGAGATCCAGTCGGGATTGCTCTTCAACCAGGCGGCGGGCGGCAGTTCATTTACTCCATTCAAGCACCAGTTCTTCGCTCCGGTCAGCGAGGAGAGCTTTGTGGAAGCGTGGTTTCCGTTCAAGAACATCGGTGGCATGGTAGAATCGAACCTCAGCGGCACGCTCAACGTCCAGACTGTCGGCAAGATGCTCAAATTCGGATTTTGCCCGCTGGGAAAGACGGCCCAGCCGCTGACCGTCCTGCGGGGCGGAAAGGAAATCTACAAGAAGGATCTTGCGCTCCAGCCGCTGCAGGCTTTTACGGATTCAGTGGAGATCGGAGGGAGCGGGGAGATTGAAGTGAAGGTGGGGGATCTGATCTCCTACAAGTCAGGGGAAGACGAGGCGAGGAAACTTCATCGACCGGTCGTCGCCGGCAAGGAATTCGATTGGACGAGCGTTGAAGGGATGTACACCGAAGGCGCGGAACGAGCGAAGCAGCGAGATTACAAAGGAGCTCTCGAAAAGTACTCCGCTTGCCTCTCGAAAGATCCGGCACACACGCGGGCTCTCACAGGCGCGGCAGAAATCTACTTTCGCCGGATGGAGTATGAAAAGGCACTCGAGCATGTGAAGCGCGCACTTTCAAACGACGCCTACGATCCGGATGCTAATTTCAGCTATGGAGTTATCAGCAGAAAACTGGGCAATCTCTATGATGCGCTGGACGGTTTCGGGGTTTCGGCGCGCTCCATGAAATTCCGGTCCGCTGCGAACGCCGAAATGGCAGAAGTCTCGTTCCTTCAGCAGAAATGGCCTGCCGCAGAGGCGTATGCTTTCAGGGCGTTGGATTACGACCGGATGAATGCGAGGGTGAGCCGGTTCCTCCCTGTGTTGTACCGCTTTCAGGGAACGGATGAAGGTGCCAAGAACGCCATCCAGCACCTCCGCGAGATCGATCCGCTCAATCATCTTGCTGCATTCGAGGACTACCTCAGAGACACGACCTCCGAGAAGCTTGCGCGTTTCAAATCTGTTTTTCGCAGCGAGCTTCCGCAAGAGAACTATCTGGAGCTGGCAAGTTTCTATGTGGGACTTCGCCTCTTCAGCGACGCGCTCAAGGTCCTGGAACAAGCCCCAACGCATCCTATTGTTTCCTATTGGCTCGCCTGGCTGAATCATCAGGTGAAGGGGAATGCGAAAGCGGACTATTACCTTAAGGAAGCGCTCGAGCTCTCCGCGGCACTCGTGTTCCCATTCCGGCAGGAAACGGCAGAGATTCTGAACTGGGCTGAAACCAGGAAGCCGCACTGGAAAACGAAGTACTACCTTGCGCTTGTGTATCTGAGCAAGGATCGTGTTGAGAATGCGCATGTGTTGCTGGATGCTTGCGGGAGCGAACCTACGTTTGCACCGTTCTATCTTCTGAAAGGGAATCTGTTGCGAGCGCAAAAATCCCCTGGTGCTTTGAAAGAGTACAGAAAAGCTCTGGAACTCGGGAAAGGGGAGTGGAGAGCGTATCGGACTTTGATTGATTATGACGTAGAGCGGCTTGAGTATGCGAACGCTCTGGAAACGGCACGGTCTGCTGCCGAACGGTTCCCGGCCAGCTATGTCGCGTTGTTTGATTATGCCCGAGTTCTTCTGCTCAACCGTCAACCGGGAGAGAGCCTCGCCATTCTCGATACGCTGACCGTTCTTCCGTTTGAAGGAGCCCGGTACACCCGCGAGGTTTATCGTCAGGCGTGCATGCTCTCGGCGGCTCGCGCCATGAAAGCGGGCAAGTATCAGGAAGCTGGCGTTTTTCTTGGAAAGGCCCGACAGTGGCCGGAGCGGCTTGGTGTCGGGAAGCCATATGACGTCGACAACCGATTCGAGGACTATCTTGAAGGATTGAGTGCGAACAAGATTGGGGACAACGTGCGTGGGCGAAAGCTCTTTGAACAGGTCACTGCGTACACCCAGAGTCACGCGGGGGACATGGGTGTGAGCCGGTTGTTCGGGGCTCTTGCAGAAAGGGCTTTGGGTCATGAACAGGCGGCATTGAAGTTGCTCGAGCCATGGTCAAGAGATGGAAAATCCACCATGGCACGATGGTTGGTGTCGGTATTCAAAGGGGACAATGCAGCCATCGCCACCAGCGAAAGGGATCTGTACGGTGTGTCAAATGTATCGCTCATGGGTAGAGCTTCAATCGATCAGGAATTAGCCTTGCTGCTGGAGGTCTTTCACACTGTCCAGTTCTGA
- a CDS encoding DUF5916 domain-containing protein: MILLLLLPFGFEAVAGDQRALKLKRSAERIVVDGTIDPAWATADSADGFIMQQPYHNIPSTRRTVAKVLTTDESLYCLMVCFDQRDSIQVITGRLDNTDGDNASIMIDTFLDKRTAYKFGVTASGARSDCRLLDDARNRDYSWDGVWFSASKVYDWGYVIEWEIPYRSIQYDQSLSEWGLDFDRWMPAHHEDTYWCTYEENEGQRVSKFGKLVFEGFHPTIKGNNLEFYPVGITRATYLGDGKYKGDPDAGLDIFYNPSQKLTFQLTANPDFAQIEADPFAFNISRYETYFDERRPFFTQGNEVFMPTGRERGTGFYRPLELFYSRRIGKVLPDGSEVPLQLGTKAFGRLGEWEYGGFLAMTGDQDYTQDGERKTEPRAYFSSVRLKRQILDNSSVGILFVGKHALDHDDGVIDIDGAFRASDWQLSYQFARSFKNREGGLASSAGFLMAKENMMLFIRGRYINDEFDVNQVGYVPWIGTGELTSIGGPRWYFKDGYIRQILLLGGFSLTHKNVETYTDQSGVLVFNMQFRDNWGYEFDFIMGRSKDQGVVYDSYELDYSAWCNISPKWYGNTGGSYSKSYNFSREYLARYFSSWSEVGWHALKVLDVGTSFNMFVEGNPENKIQDITYNARPFVSLTPVNDLNLRLYLDNVYVRSTKRTERIIFGALFSYSFLPKSWIYLAVNELRDRSDEFAPNGVLLPHALHVTERESVVKIKYLYYF; this comes from the coding sequence TTGATACTCCTTCTTCTCTTGCCCTTTGGCTTCGAAGCGGTAGCCGGCGATCAGCGGGCGCTCAAACTCAAGCGATCAGCTGAACGGATTGTCGTTGACGGAACCATCGACCCGGCGTGGGCCACCGCAGATTCTGCCGACGGTTTCATCATGCAGCAGCCGTATCACAACATCCCGTCAACGCGCAGAACAGTCGCCAAGGTTCTCACGACGGACGAGTCATTATATTGTCTGATGGTCTGCTTTGATCAGCGTGACAGCATTCAGGTCATCACCGGGAGGCTTGACAATACCGATGGCGATAACGCATCGATCATGATCGATACCTTTCTCGACAAACGAACGGCCTACAAATTTGGTGTCACGGCGTCGGGGGCCCGATCGGACTGCCGCCTTCTGGATGATGCCCGCAACAGGGATTACAGCTGGGACGGCGTTTGGTTCTCGGCGTCAAAGGTCTATGATTGGGGGTATGTGATAGAATGGGAGATCCCGTACCGATCGATCCAATATGATCAGAGTCTGTCGGAGTGGGGACTTGATTTCGACCGGTGGATGCCGGCGCACCATGAGGATACATACTGGTGCACTTATGAGGAGAACGAAGGACAGCGGGTGTCGAAGTTTGGCAAACTCGTGTTTGAGGGATTTCATCCGACCATCAAGGGGAACAACCTGGAGTTCTATCCGGTTGGCATCACGAGGGCGACGTATCTGGGAGACGGGAAATACAAAGGAGACCCGGACGCAGGCCTCGATATCTTTTACAATCCTTCACAGAAACTAACATTCCAGCTCACCGCCAATCCCGACTTCGCACAGATCGAAGCCGATCCGTTTGCATTCAACATCAGCCGTTATGAAACCTACTTCGACGAACGCCGGCCGTTCTTCACGCAAGGGAATGAAGTGTTCATGCCGACCGGCCGCGAGCGGGGCACGGGGTTCTATCGTCCGTTGGAACTGTTCTATTCCCGCAGGATCGGAAAAGTACTGCCCGACGGCTCCGAAGTTCCTCTTCAGCTTGGCACGAAGGCGTTCGGCCGGCTTGGGGAATGGGAGTACGGAGGTTTTCTCGCGATGACGGGGGACCAGGATTACACTCAGGACGGAGAGCGGAAAACAGAACCGAGAGCGTACTTCAGCTCGGTGAGGTTGAAGCGGCAGATCCTCGACAATTCATCTGTAGGAATATTGTTCGTCGGCAAACACGCGCTGGATCACGATGATGGAGTAATCGATATCGATGGGGCATTCCGTGCATCGGACTGGCAGCTCTCATACCAGTTCGCCCGATCATTCAAGAACCGGGAAGGCGGGTTGGCCAGCTCTGCCGGGTTCCTGATGGCGAAGGAGAATATGATGCTCTTTATCCGGGGCCGGTACATCAATGACGAGTTCGATGTAAACCAGGTGGGATATGTTCCGTGGATCGGCACCGGCGAACTTACCTCCATAGGTGGCCCGCGGTGGTATTTCAAGGATGGGTACATCCGGCAGATCTTGTTGCTTGGAGGATTCTCGCTTACGCACAAGAACGTGGAGACATATACCGATCAGTCGGGCGTTCTCGTGTTCAATATGCAGTTCAGGGACAATTGGGGTTATGAATTCGATTTCATCATGGGACGGTCCAAAGACCAGGGGGTGGTGTACGATTCGTATGAGCTGGACTACTCAGCATGGTGCAATATTTCTCCGAAATGGTACGGAAATACGGGTGGATCGTACTCCAAATCGTACAATTTTTCCCGAGAGTATCTCGCCCGGTATTTCTCAAGTTGGAGCGAGGTTGGCTGGCATGCGCTGAAAGTGCTTGATGTCGGTACGTCGTTCAACATGTTTGTCGAGGGGAATCCCGAGAACAAGATTCAGGACATTACCTATAACGCGCGTCCGTTTGTTTCCCTGACGCCAGTCAACGATCTCAATTTGCGGCTGTATCTCGACAACGTTTATGTCCGGTCGACCAAAAGGACGGAACGCATCATTTTCGGAGCCCTCTTTTCTTACAGCTTCCTGCCCAAGAGTTGGATCTACCTAGCCGTCAACGAATTGCGTGACAGGAGCGACGAGTTCGCCCCCAACGGCGTGCTGCTTCCCCATGCGCTGCACGTTACCGAGCGGGAGAGTGTTGTCAAGATCAAGTACCTCTACTATTTCTAG
- a CDS encoding DPP IV N-terminal domain-containing protein, producing MGRSYRYVVLVVSLVVLASAVQAVLAQETQNVTLETMNDPSFGQAFSLPRVWWLNDNSALIYDSRKPDSVRVLERLDPSTGKRVQLFDWTKAKESFAKLFQAGKAPRVSPVPSAFSGAGKYGLYVVGGDIFVLDILNSSFIRVTETPEEEKSINFSPDGTKLAFVRGTNLFAVDITSKKEWQLTKDGSETLLNGTLSWVYWEEIFGRRDIGYWWSGDSKAIAYLQTDESEVSIDRFVNFEPWTPTVKTQRYPKPGEKNPAVKVGVVELGSDQTTWAAIDRSSYEYIVRVGWLPDSRQFWVRTENRLQSQVDLYFVDRQSGTSKLILRDTDEAWVNMNDDFYFLKDNKHMILASERDGFDHLYRFTMKGELVNQITNGDWAMCSSGGGAFWVKRGVTGIDEEGGWIYFTSLEKSSLERQLYRIRFDGKNMERLTTGDGTHSITMSPNAKYYFDRFSNTMTPPSLTLCESKGKVKMTLATPEIGGFKTFGIQAPELLYVPARDGFKLPASITKPRDFDPTKKYPVIVEVYGGPSAPTVSNSFQFNVWDNVLGNNGYICVKIDNRAATGISKKLENLIVNRSPGEIELNDLVDGVRWFKQQPYVDPDRIGVTGWSGGGTNTVLAMTRSTEFKAGIAGGTVTDFRFYDSKWGESLMKTEKENLKGYEENSLLKYAKDLHGRLLLVHGSHDDNVHIQNIWRFINELIKANKLFDLMVYPLRGHGVGDPAGSRHFNNVQLDFWKRHL from the coding sequence ATGGGGCGGAGTTACCGGTATGTCGTGCTGGTGGTGAGTCTGGTCGTGCTTGCTTCGGCAGTTCAGGCAGTGCTGGCGCAGGAAACTCAGAACGTCACGCTCGAAACCATGAACGACCCTTCGTTCGGTCAGGCGTTTTCGCTGCCGCGGGTCTGGTGGTTGAATGACAACTCTGCACTCATCTATGATTCGCGCAAGCCCGACAGTGTCCGCGTTTTGGAACGTTTGGACCCGTCAACAGGAAAGCGTGTACAGCTGTTCGATTGGACAAAAGCGAAAGAGAGCTTCGCGAAGCTCTTTCAGGCCGGGAAAGCGCCCAGGGTTTCGCCTGTGCCTTCGGCGTTCTCGGGAGCGGGAAAGTACGGTCTCTACGTGGTCGGCGGGGATATCTTCGTGCTGGACATACTGAATTCAAGTTTCATCCGCGTAACGGAGACCCCGGAAGAGGAGAAATCGATCAACTTCTCCCCTGATGGAACGAAGCTCGCGTTTGTGCGCGGCACGAATCTGTTTGCCGTGGATATCACCTCGAAAAAAGAATGGCAATTGACGAAAGACGGGAGCGAGACACTGCTCAACGGAACCCTTTCGTGGGTCTATTGGGAAGAAATCTTCGGCCGCCGTGATATCGGGTATTGGTGGTCAGGCGATTCTAAAGCCATCGCCTATCTGCAGACCGATGAATCGGAAGTCAGTATCGATCGTTTTGTGAATTTCGAACCGTGGACACCGACGGTGAAAACCCAGCGGTATCCAAAACCGGGGGAGAAGAACCCGGCCGTGAAGGTCGGCGTCGTCGAGCTTGGATCTGATCAGACAACGTGGGCGGCAATCGACCGCAGCTCATACGAGTACATCGTCCGCGTTGGCTGGCTGCCCGACAGCCGACAGTTCTGGGTCCGGACGGAGAATCGTTTGCAATCCCAGGTCGACCTGTATTTCGTGGATCGTCAAAGTGGAACGTCGAAGTTGATCCTGCGAGACACCGACGAGGCCTGGGTGAACATGAACGATGATTTCTATTTCCTCAAAGACAACAAGCACATGATTCTGGCTTCAGAACGGGACGGCTTCGACCACCTGTACCGGTTCACGATGAAAGGGGAGCTTGTCAACCAGATTACGAACGGTGACTGGGCCATGTGCTCTTCGGGGGGCGGCGCTTTTTGGGTGAAACGGGGAGTCACAGGGATTGACGAGGAAGGGGGATGGATCTACTTCACATCGCTCGAGAAGTCCTCGCTCGAACGACAACTCTATAGAATTCGTTTCGACGGAAAGAACATGGAACGCCTTACAACCGGCGACGGCACGCACTCCATTACGATGAGTCCGAATGCCAAATACTACTTTGACCGTTTCTCGAACACGATGACGCCGCCGTCTCTGACGTTGTGCGAATCCAAAGGGAAGGTGAAAATGACGCTGGCGACCCCCGAAATCGGAGGGTTCAAGACATTCGGCATCCAGGCACCCGAGCTGCTCTATGTCCCGGCGCGGGACGGGTTCAAGCTGCCCGCGTCGATCACGAAGCCGAGAGATTTCGACCCGACCAAAAAGTATCCTGTCATCGTGGAAGTCTACGGGGGTCCGTCGGCCCCGACGGTCTCCAATTCCTTCCAGTTCAACGTGTGGGACAATGTCCTGGGTAACAACGGTTACATTTGCGTGAAGATTGACAACAGGGCCGCAACGGGGATCAGCAAGAAGCTCGAAAACCTCATCGTGAACCGGTCCCCCGGCGAGATTGAACTCAACGATCTCGTCGATGGCGTGCGATGGTTCAAGCAGCAGCCGTACGTCGATCCTGACCGCATCGGCGTCACTGGTTGGAGCGGCGGCGGGACGAACACTGTTCTCGCGATGACCCGGTCGACAGAGTTCAAGGCCGGCATTGCCGGCGGCACGGTGACTGACTTCCGCTTCTATGATTCGAAATGGGGTGAGTCCCTGATGAAGACGGAGAAGGAAAACCTCAAAGGATACGAAGAGAACTCATTGCTCAAGTACGCGAAGGACCTGCATGGCAGGCTGCTGCTCGTCCACGGTTCGCACGATGACAACGTTCATATCCAGAATATCTGGCGCTTCATCAACGAATTGATCAAAGCGAACAAGCTGTTTGACCTCATGGTCTATCCGTTGCGCGGGCACGGTGTTGGAGATCCAGCAGGGAGCCGTCACTTCAACAATGTCCAGCTTGATTTCTGGAAAAGACACCTCTGA